The sequence GTCTGGGGGATGATCGACAGCACGAAGTCGACGGGCGGCAGCGCGTCGCTGCTGACCTGCGCGTGTCCGCTCTGCTTGAGGGCGCCGGTCAGATGGAGCCCGGCGCCGGGGTGCAGCACATTGCCGACGACCAGCCCGATGGCGAGCGCGACCAGTGACATCACCAGGAAGTAGCCGAGGGCGATACCGCCGACGGCACCCACCTTGGCCGCCTTGCGCACCGATCCGATGCCGAGCACGATCGTGCAGAAGATGATCGGCGAGATCATCATCTTGATCAGATTGACGAACCCGGTGCCCAGCGGCTGGAGTCGGACGGCGGCATCCGGCCAGATGAGTCCGACGGCGATGCCGAGCGCGACGGCCACGATGACGGCGATGTACAGGTAATGGGTCCGGTCCCGCCGGGCGCGGGGTGCGGCAGCTGCCGTATCGGGGGTGGTGGCGGCCACGACTGCCCTCCTTGACGTCTTCGTCGACGTCGTCGTCGGTGCACGACCGGCGTGCGGCTCACGTCCGGGTGCTGCTGGGGAACGCGGTGACTATCTCCCGTCCTGTGAGGGCGGTCACGCTTGCGTTCATTTAGTTCACGCCACAACCGAGGGCACACTGGCTGGCATGCGCCTTTGGTCCCTGACCCGCCCGCGCAGCCTGGCGGGCCAGCTGTTCGCCATGCAGGCGGTGCTGATAGCGGTGGTGGTGGCCGGATACGCGCTGTTCGCCTACGTCAGCGACCGCCGGCAGGCCGAGGACGCGGCCGCCCGGCAGACCACCGCGGTGGCCCGCTCGATCGCCGACTCCCCCGCGGTCCGGGACGCGATCCGCACCCCGGACCCGAGCGCGCGCCTGGAGCCGTACGCCCTGAAGGTCACCCGGGACACCAATGTCGACTTCGTGACGATCATGGACCCGGCCGGTATCCGCTGGACGCACCCGGACCCCCGGCAGATCGGGAAACGCTTCCTCGGCACCACCGCCCCCGCCCGCGCGGGCCGCACCTTCACCGAGACCTACACCGGCACCCTCGGCCCCTCGGTGCGGGCGGTGACCCCGGTGACGGACGGCGGCCGGATCGTCGGCCTGGTCAGCGCCGGCATCACCGTGGACCGGATCAGCGCGCGGCTCCAGGACCAGGTCACGGCGCTGCTCGGGGTGGCCGGCGGGGCGCTGCTGCTGGGCGCGGTGGGCACGTACGTCGTCAACGCCCGGCTGCGCCGGCACACCCACAACATGAACGCCGCCGCGCTGAGCCGGATGCACGACTACCATCAGGCGGCGCTGCACGCGGTCCGCGAGGGGCTGCTGATGCTGGACGGGCAGTACAGGGTGGCGCTGATCAACGACGGCGGCCGGGAGCTGCTCGGGGTCGGCGAGGGGGACGAGGTGGTGGGACGGTCGGTGGCCGAACTGGGCCTCCCGGCACCGCTGACGGGTGCGCTGCTGTCCGCGCGGCCCCGGGTGGACGAGGTGCATCCGACCGCCTCCCGGGTGCTGGTGGTGAACACCTCCCCGGTCCTGGGCGGGGAACGCCGGGGTACCGTCGTCACCTTGCGCGATGTCACCGAACTCCAGTCGCTGATGGGCGAGTTGGACACCGAGCGGGGCTTCAGCCAGGCGCTGCGCTCGCAGGCGCACGAGGCGGCGAACCGGCTGCACACCGTGGTCTCGCTGATCGAACTGGGCCGCTGCGAGGAGGCGGTGGAGTTCGCCACGGCCGAACTGGAGCTGGCGCAGGCCCTGACCGACCAGGTGGTGGCGGCGGTCCGCGAACCGGTGCTCGCGGCGCTGCTGCTGGGCAAGACCGCGCAGGCCAACGAGCGGGGCGTGGAGCTGGTGGTGTCGCCCGACAGCCGGCTCGACGACGGTCTGCTGTCCGGCGGCCCGCCCGCGCGGGACCTGGTGACCGTCCTCGGCAACCTGATCGACAACGCGGTGGACGCGGCCCAGGGCAGCGCGCGGGCGCGGGTGACCGTGACGGCGTACACCTCGGCGGCCGGGCTGGTGCTGCGCGTCGCGGACACCGGCCCCGGCGTC is a genomic window of Streptomyces sp. WP-1 containing:
- a CDS encoding sensor histidine kinase — protein: MRLWSLTRPRSLAGQLFAMQAVLIAVVVAGYALFAYVSDRRQAEDAAARQTTAVARSIADSPAVRDAIRTPDPSARLEPYALKVTRDTNVDFVTIMDPAGIRWTHPDPRQIGKRFLGTTAPARAGRTFTETYTGTLGPSVRAVTPVTDGGRIVGLVSAGITVDRISARLQDQVTALLGVAGGALLLGAVGTYVVNARLRRHTHNMNAAALSRMHDYHQAALHAVREGLLMLDGQYRVALINDGGRELLGVGEGDEVVGRSVAELGLPAPLTGALLSARPRVDEVHPTASRVLVVNTSPVLGGERRGTVVTLRDVTELQSLMGELDTERGFSQALRSQAHEAANRLHTVVSLIELGRCEEAVEFATAELELAQALTDQVVAAVREPVLAALLLGKTAQANERGVELVVSPDSRLDDGLLSGGPPARDLVTVLGNLIDNAVDAAQGSARARVTVTAYTSAAGLVLRVADTGPGVDPGHADLVFRRGFTTKPAGPAGRGLGLALVRQAVNRHGGALTVTDAGPGGGAVFEVRLPLRPAPVPAEGGAV